The Chamaesiphon minutus PCC 6605 DNA window TCACAATGGATAAATCCGCTCTCCCAATCTTTTCTTACAGTTCCAAGTAATTATGGGTTGATGCAGGATAATTATCTAGAGTATTAATTTTTAATCATGGATCGTTTAAGTAGCAAGATTTGTCAATTAGCCGAAAACTTACTGATTAAAGGGGAGTTAATAATTTGGCGACGATTTTCGCTCGGTTCCTTATCTACTCTAGATATTGAGATTGCTCCGATCTGTAATCAACAAAGTGAGCGGATTGTTGTCGAGAAAATTATTGCCAGTAGTATCGTAGATTCTAATGCTGAAGAAGATGGTAGTACTACTTATATCGTCGAAGTGCTAGCGGCTATTTGTAATGTTTCCTCTGTCGAAGAAAATAACTTCATGGTTGTTAATGGCGGTAGTAATAATAGCTATGAGCATTCCGTAACATTTACAATCGGTCATCAGCCCGACAATACATTTGTATTGCTAGATGTAATGCTTTGATTGAAGTGGGATAACGGGATCGTAATTGCTAACATAGTAAAAATCAAGAGCGATCTGCTGCGATCTACATCGCGAATTAAATTTGGTTACGGCACGATCGATCTCATAATTACCAGCACTGGAGGAAACATGGTTGTCGCACGTCAAGAATGGCTGGACTGGGAGTTCGATCCCCCTGGATTTTCAAAGTATGGGTGTGATGACATTGGCGATTTACTTGCTAGTGGGCAGATGTCAGTTGAATTTCTAGACTATGGTGACTACTATGAACCGACAGAAGCAGAACTCGAAGAGGCTCGTCTGTGTCGTAGTGACGATCGGGAAATTGAAGCAGAACTGAGAAGGACGGTAAGTTACGAGGACGGGGAAACAGAAGCTCGGTACGAAGATCGAATTAGCGTACAAGTTAGCCTCCAATCAGGTAGGAGAGCAGACCAACGCGCAAAAGAGCGAATAGAACAAGGACTGCCTGACCTCGCGCATAATCCCAATGCTCTCTAACAACCTCGACTAGTTGGTAATCGCTCATGCTGAAATTTGCTGAGTTTGATATCAAGACAGGTAGACCGATTCTCCAATACGATCCAATTACTGACGGTCAAATTCAAAGTTACAAGGAAGTGGACATTGCGTATCTGCAACACTGGCTCAGAGCCAGAGGTTTAGAACGCGCCCCACTATATACCGCCGATTTCTATGAGGGCATCAATCCATCAGATAATGAACGGCTGCTCAAACAAGGTAAGCACGTCATCTTCACGGGTGGCACCAGCGGTAAATATGTTTCTGCCTATTTTACCGACTCGGCGACCGCCCAGGCAATTCTCATCGGCAACGAGCGAGAGCCACCCCTGTACGAACTGGGGGATAAAAGTGCCCATTATGCCGTTGCCTACGGCTCCTTACCCATTTCTGACTGCTACAAAGACGCGATCGTCAAAGGTGGTAATGGAAGGAAGATCTTAATTATCGATGACGAGGCACAATCGGTCGGCAGCGTACCGCTTACAGATCGGGATGGCAAGCCCGTTAAGGATGTTGGCGATCTGCTCGGACTTATGGGCGACGGGACGATGCTCTTGCCCACTGGATTGATGCGGGAGCTGCTGCTAGAGAAGGAAGTGAGCGCGATAATTCGGCGAGGGATCGTTCGCGTAGCGTCCGCGAATCGCACAGACCACGACTTAAACGCAGAATTGGGAGTCGTCGGTGAGTGGCTAGATGAAGTTACTGGCGATAAAGTTGAGGATGAATTAGTCGCCCTCATCGCGGCTGAATATCGCGCCAACGGCAGAATCGGCACATCCCACGTCCATCTGAACACGGCTAAAACGATAAATAAACTGCTAGATCGAGCAGCAGATGAAAGCGTCATCCAGTTTAGAGCAGCTATAACCGATACCCCAGGTATGTTTAAGGGGATGATGAAAACGAGTAAGTGGTGCGAACGCTTGGGTGTCGCCGCGATCGTCAGTAAGAATTGCATCAAAGGTAATGGTGTAGATCTCGATACTGTCGGTATTTTGGAGCTGAATAAAGGCTCGACTCTGTGGATTGGGCGTAAAGAAGTTGCCACATGGGGCGAACAATCGGTAGGGATGCAGGTGAAAATCTGTATTCCCACTGCGACAGAGCGAGAGCTAAATCCGTTGGCACTGGCTAGAGCGGGTCAACTGACAGAAATTGCCGTCGATCCGTATTTACTGGGTCAAAAGTATATTGAAGACGATCGCCGCAAAAAGTCGAATCTGGTGATCGTCATCGATGACAATGGCGAGGTGAGCGGACAGGTACGCCAAAAAGATGCCCTTGCCGACTTGCTAGTCCTCGATGTCAATGGCGAACTCACGCAAATGCCGACGATTCAGCGGCGGTTGACCGAAGCCTTACGGACTAGCTGGATCGATGCAGCCACTAGTGGGGTCGAAGTCCCTTCTGCTGTAGCTCAACATCATGGTAAGTTGGATGTCTGGGAAATCTGCAACCGCAAGCTCCCGCATGGAGCGGTAGTAGCTTTTTACCGCTCCCCAGTGCCTAATGTGTCGGCTTTTGCCTTGGGGGTAAATAACCTCGATCTTAAAGATGTAGATCCTGAATCCTACAACAAGCGGGGAGTGGTTTATGTCAACCCTTGGACTGCTAAAGAAATTGCCATCTCTGACTTTGATGGCGATAGGTTCGGTCAGTTTGTCGGCTACATTGCTAAAGATCCCAATGCTTTCATCGCTGCTCTGCGCGAGGTGGTGTCAGCTTCCCAATCTCCCTCCAGGCGTTATGAAGCTTTCCATGCTGCTCTGGCGCAATCGATTGAGTTGGGTACGGATTTTGAGCTTGGCACATTCCCTTTATCGGTTGATGAATTAGCGGTCGCGACTAGTTTAGAGCATCGACCCCAACAGATTAAGAAAGCTACAAAAAAGCCGCATCGTTGGGAACAATCCCAGAATCAACCAATCTCAGAAGCAATCTTTACCGCCTGGACTAATGTGGCTGCCAATCCCATCTCCAAGGTGGCAAATTTAGGGATGAACCTGCAAATGTTGGCGCAAAATGCCATTAATACCCCAGCTAATGAAAAAGCCGTTTTACTTAATAAAATTGGGACGGCGTTCGAGAAACTAAAGGCTATTCCCAGCAATGATGTCTTAATTAATGCAGGGCTTCCCGCCTTAGATCTTCAGGCTGGAATCGATCGCGTCACAGCACTAAATCACTCGATTTCTCCGCTAGAGCGAACCACCCCCGAACGTCAGATCGAGGTTGCCACGACTGGGCTTGCCCAAGTTGCGAAGATCCTCAAAGACTACGCTGAATATCCTGTTGCCAGTCAACTTCAAGTCGCCGTCGATTCACTTAAAAGCAGTAACGGAATCAATGAAGATCTATTTAAGTTCGGACTAGCTCTGTGTTATCAAAAGAATGAAGTTAGAGCGGAGTTAAAAGCCGATTGGGTCTACAGTATCGATAAATCGCCGCCACGCGGATTGAGTACGGTTTTACCTGCAAATACTTACGAACCGATTGGCGAACATGTAAGAGCGGTTAATGACATCTTTGAAAGCGTTCTTCAAGCCCAGCGGGACATCAAGATCGGCAGGGAAGATCTTAATGCTGCCTTTCGTCAGATCGTGCCATTGATTCACAATCCCCAAGATTCATTAATGGTTGACGGTTATGTGAGCCAATATCGGGCGGCGCGAGATATCCTGGGTGTTGCTACTGCCCGACAAAACGAACAACGATTTGAAGATAAACAGCCCACTCTCACGATTACCTCTGCTAACAGTGGCAAAACATTCGAGGTTCACCGGACGATTCAAGCCCAGAATAAGAATACCCTCAACAAAAATCGCGTTTGGGAGTTAGAACCAAGTCAGGTCTATCGATTCTCGATCGAGAAAAATCTAACCGCGAGGGCAGATCCTTATCTGGTGAATCTCATTGATGCGAATGACAATAAAATAGCCATTCTCGGTTCTACCGCCCATGAAATGCTAGAACAGGGTAACTTCGAGCTAGAAAAATTAGATGCCGCTATGGAGCAGCGCGGCGCGGTGAAGCTCCAGGGACGAGTCGAACTACATCCTCCTCGGATGATGATTAACGATACCGACCGTCACAAAGCCGTGATGACTCAGGTACTCGCCAACCTCAAAGCCGCCATTTCCCCAGAGCGCGAGGATGCGGCTCTGTCTGCCATTTGGTATGGCAATCAATCGACCGACCGCCGCGTCCGCAACAGTAGCGCGGGGATGTCAATCGCCACTAAAATCTTACCCGATCGATTGGGCGATTACCTGGGAGCCAAGCGCACGTTGGATTTGGGTCATGTTACCGAGTATGGTGGCATCCTCGCCGATGCCAATACCACGCTCGATCTCAGGATTGATAACCTCATCAAAAAGGAAGGAGCTGGAGCGGTGCCAATGGTTTCGGCAATCCTCCCCGATGGCTCCACGGTCGAACTAGGCAGCATCCTCAAGAGTGCGCCGCCACCGCCGCCAGGAAGCATTATTGCGGGAACGGTGACTCGGAAGGTACGGGATATCGATATTGTGGTAGGAAATGAGAAGCGCAAGGTAATTCCCACCGCCGAACTCACTGATGCTGGTTTAATCGATCGGACTGCTGCTAAGTTTGCGTTTAGAGTGAACGTTGGGGGGGTGGAAGTAAGTACCATTCATGGAGACAGCATGACAGTATTGGGAACGCTCGTACCGAAATCTCGCGACCGCACCGACACCATCCCCAGCTCGAATGAGGGTACCTACGAGCGGACGTTCCACAGTCACCAAATCGAGGTACACGTCCGTGAATTTGTCGCCCATCAGCCAGTGAGTGATATTTTAAGCGGTGAACCGATCGTACTGCAACGCGAAATTAATCCCAATCTACCCCCCTTACAAACGCCACGACACCAACCTCCTCCCCCAGAAAGATATGTGCCCAATCGGGCGGAAATTGTCGGTTGGTACAAAGCCGCGATCGCAATTGACAATGCGGACGACACTCGCTATCTAACCCAGATCGGACAACAACTCAAGGCAGCTTACATGGGTGAGCCGTTTATGCAGGGTCAACCGCGCGTCGAGATTCTACCCGATGATTACCACCATGCGACAGTTGCAATTTCAATTGAAGATAAACAACGCCTGGACTCGATGCACGAACGTCCGTCTCCTTCTTATTGCCCCACCAGAGCCGATGTGGTGCAGTGGTACAAAGCAGCGGTGAAAGTAGCTGATGCCCCAAATACTCAATATTTGATGGATCTGGGAACGCAACTCAAGACTGCATATCTGAATGAGCCGTTCATGCAAGGTCGAGCGACTGTAGAGCAGTTACCGGATGAATACCAAAACTCTGCGGTATCGATATCGATGGCAGATAAGCAACGGCTTGATGCAATGAGCGAACGCGCCAACGAACCCCAACCCCAGATCCAACGTTCATCGCGAAGTCGCTAAAATATTATAGGCATAGACCCAAGACTCCTGCGGAGGGCGGCTAGTTTTTGACAGCAGACGCGGACGACTGCGATCGGCTTCGCATCTGGGTTTCTAGTGTCCGCCTCTTGCTGTCACCGCTTGCGCTAAAACTAGCTAGTTGTGTAGTTCTCTGGGGTCGGTACAGACTTTTTTTAACGGTTCTGATGTCCAAAAATTCTGCAATTTCGGCATTCGACATTAATCATTGCCCAGCGAGGACAATCCGGTTGTAACCGGATTGTTTTGGTGTTTCTTCTTCTAGAATTTTGTATGTTTAAAATTACTCAATGTGACAGATATTTCGGCATGATAATTAGTTGCAAAAACCGCTTTAAGATAGCTGTTTTGCTATTTATAGAGAACAATAAACATTTACAATCGGTTGATTCAAACAAGATAACTGTTTCGATGTTTACAAACAATAGCAAACATTCACAAACAGTAGATTCAGCCGATAATGTCCCATTTTGAAAAGCTTACTAGAGAGGTCTTGTAGATGACCTCTAGCTTTGAAGATTAGTAATAAGCGAGGACAATCCGGTAGCTACCGGATTGTTTTAGTGTTTCTTTCTCTGGAATCTTTTATGCTAGTTGCTCTCTCTGGTCGGATCGGTCGCGCTGTTTCCACTATTGATAACCTACTGCCCGATGGTTCCGGTCACACCCTAGTTGCCGAAGTCCCGCTTGGCATTACCGTTGCTGAAGGTGTTACCGATTGGTACCTGCTCAAGTTCACCGAGGCTGCCCTCGTCAAAGCCGCTCAATTTGTTGTCAAGAATGCTCAGGTTTCGGTTGTTGGCGATATGGTATTCGAGGATTTTCTCGACTCCGACCAAGTTCGTCGCTCTAAACCTGTTGTGACCGTCTCGGATTTACAGCTAGAACGGCTCGTTAAAGCGGACTCGTTGTAGTTGTTTTCTCTCATCTCTATCTACCAAATTAACCCCTAATTCGTTAGGGGTTAATTTTGTTGCACTCTGCATTTTCAAACACACTTTACCAGGATAAAACTCATGCGTACTGCTACTCCCAATCTGTTGATTCTTACCGTTCAAACTGACACCAACAATATTACTGGCACTGCGATCGATGCCGATATCCTCGTCAATTTTGCAGTTGCCAATACCGAAGTCAATCAACGCCTATTCGTGCCTGAAGCGCAACTGGTGGTAACTGGCAAATTCCGCTTAGGTAAACAGCTTGCCACTATCGGTATTTTAATTTCCAGTGTAGTAGTAATCGTCTCGATTCCCGCACCCGCTTCTGCTGAGATTGCAGATTCGGCGGTAGCGACTGGTGCTGAATCCTCTACCGATGTTAAATCGGTTGTAGAGCCTGAGATTGCCGCTGTTGATGTTGAGTCTAGCGCACCCTCAACCACTCAACCTGCACAATCGCAAACTCGCGCCCAAAAAGCCGCTGCTACTCGTGCCGCCAAGAAAGCCAAAACCAAGGCTGAATCTGTGCCGTGCTAAGTATGCTGCATTAACATCGATCGCCTCTTAGCCCTGCGCTTGTAGGCGATTGTTTTGTGCCCATAAAAAAGGTCGTGAAACCGACCAAAACTTTAATTAATTATTTCTTATGCTAACCCAAACATCTACTCAATTCCAACATTTTGAATTTAACGAATTGCTCCCAGGCTTAGTCATCTGTGAATCCTCGCGAGATCTTCACGGTTGGGACAACGCTACGGCAAATACTCCCGCATTCTTGGTTTATTTGGGCTACAACGTCCCCACCGAACGCGATGAGTGGATTACCAAGCTGCGCCTAGTTTGGAAGATTGAGGGTGAAATTCTCGACCGTCCCAGTCAGCGAGTTAAAGGCTACTGGCATGAAATTAAGATTCGGGGAATGAAAAGATACTCCGACCCTGATGTGTTCGAGTTGGATTACCTGAGCGAATCTCAAGATTATGGCTTGGACTTCCTCACCCAATTATGGCAGATGAAACTAGAGCTTGCTGTTTATGAAGATGCGATCGACACCCGACTATTAAATAGTTAAAATAGAGATGCCGCGTTAATCAACACGGCATCTTCAACTTTGAAATTATCGGTCAAATTTATGTTGGAAGAATCAACCATGCTAGACCTGCAAAACTCTGATTCCACAATCCAAATTGCTGCGGGTAATGCTGAAGATTACTATCATCGCGCCAACGTAAACTATTACGAACTTCAAGATTTCCACGGTGGATTGTCCGATTACGAGCGTGCCATTGAATTAGACCCCAACCATGCCTTAGCTTACAGTAATCGTGGCAACATCAAAAAAGATAATCTTCAAGATTATCGGGGGGCATTAGCTGATTACGATCGCGCACTCTCGCTCGATCCCAATGATGCTGTTACTTACTACAACCGCGCCCTACTGAAAAATATCAAGCAGGATTACCAAGGGTCACTTGCCGACTACGATCGCGCGATCGAACTGGCGGACGATGATGCCGATAGCTATAACAATCGGGCGATGCTCAAATATCTGGAAATTGAGGATTTAGTCGGGGCAATCGAAGATATGCAGATCGCTCGATCTCTCTATCAGCAGCAAGGCAATGATGCCAGAGCGACTCAAGCTGTCGAGTTAATCGCACGGTTTCAATCGAAGATCGATAGTTCGGGTTTGCAGGTAGATTTCTTGAAGACGGGATCGATCGAAGAAGATCGATAGCTTACAATAGAGATAGCAGATTAGTTAGTGCTAATCCGCTATCTCAAAACCCTCAACATCTTGCTTTTAAAGTCACTACATAAGTTAATTGTAAATAACTAGTTGGATGTTTGGCTAACGCCAAATTGTTTTAGGTTTTAGCCATCATATCAATAGGAATTGTATTATGTCTGATGAACGTTTTGACCGCCTTGAAAGTCAATTAGCACAGGTGATCCAATCTATTGCTACCATGCAGCAGAATATGGCGACCAAGCAAGATTTAGCCGCTGTTGAGCAAAAGGTATCTGGTATCGAGCAGAAAGTAACCGCTCTAGCTAATAATCTTGATGCTGTCCGCGAGGATGTTATGGTGCTGCGTCGTCGTGTCGAGAGCAGCGAAGGAGTCGTGCTTGTCGCCATCCGCGATGGTTTCCGCCGCCAGGAAGACTCGATAAA harbors:
- a CDS encoding tetratricopeptide repeat protein, translated to MLEESTMLDLQNSDSTIQIAAGNAEDYYHRANVNYYELQDFHGGLSDYERAIELDPNHALAYSNRGNIKKDNLQDYRGALADYDRALSLDPNDAVTYYNRALLKNIKQDYQGSLADYDRAIELADDDADSYNNRAMLKYLEIEDLVGAIEDMQIARSLYQQQGNDARATQAVELIARFQSKIDSSGLQVDFLKTGSIEEDR